The Actinomycetota bacterium sequence CTCGCCCACGGAGCGCCGGCGCTGACCGGCCCGGTGGTCCGGGGCGATGTCGGCACGCTCCGGCGGCACCTGGCACGCCTGTCCGAGGATGCCCCCGAGCTGGCCGCCGCCTACCGTGCGCTCAACCAGGTCGTGCTCCACCAGGCCCGTCCGGGGCTGGACCCGGACGTGGTGCGCGCCGTCGGCGACGTCCTGGCGGCGGGCGGGGAGGGAAGCTGAGCCGTGGCGCGCACCGCCTACACCTA is a genomic window containing:
- a CDS encoding DUF2520 domain-containing protein, whose product is GIPVDVADARRGLYHAALVIGSNAVGAAVSVARQLALAARIPDPAAFLEPLVRVSVEHALAHGAPALTGPVVRGDVGTLRRHLARLSEDAPELAAAYRALNQVVLHQARPGLDPDVVRAVGDVLAAGGEGS